CGGTATTGTTGTCCTGGAGCGCAGGGTGGTGGGGCATGGTACGGGGGCCGCGAAGGCGGGACTGGCGGGGTTCTTTTGCTGCCAGGGTCGCTTCCAGTTTCTCCACTTTTCCGTGACGCAGGATTTCCAGGCTGAGTGGCTTTCCGGGTGAAGTTTCATTGACGGCCTTTACCAGGTCGTCAGGTGCGATGAGTGCCTGCCCATTGGCTGAGAGCAGTACATCATGTTGTTTGAGACCGGACTGTTCTGCCGGTGACCCGGGCATGACCCGCACGACCATCAGTCCCTGATTATGGGTGATGTCTTGTGGCAACTGGGCCTGAACCGCCTGGGGAACAGGTCCAACGGCTACTCCAAGATAGGCGGGGACTGGCGCCTGTTGTTGTTGGGAAGCAGCGGCCGGTTGATCGGCCAACAGATGGCCTGCTGCCGGCATGAGCATCAGGCCGGCAAGCAAAGGAGTCAGCTTTCTTTTCATGTTTTTCTCCTGATTGAATTTGAAGATACACACCTCATCCCTTAAGCCCGGGGCAGGCCCGGGGCCGGGGGTGGACTCATGGAATATGGTTACCCTTGTGACATATTTCAAGGGGGTTGGTTTCCGGATAGAGTTGCCCGGACTTGAATTTTCCACGGGTTGTACCCACTTTGCTTCAGGAAAGACATCCGTGCTTGACGCATGGTTTACACAAAAGTATTCAGAGGAGAACGGTATCATGTCAACCCTGCAACAGATCAAGAGTGGAATCAGCCAGGCCTGGGACACATTGCTGGATGGCTGGCAGCAACTATACCGGCGTGCGGCCAATGCCATTACCCGTTTCCGTCATGGAGAGGCTGCCGATGAGCAGGAACTGGCCCTGCGCAGCAGTGGCTGGGGTGTACTCGCCGCAGAAGTTTATGACGATGACGACAAAGTGGTGGTGCGTGTGGAAGCACCGGGTATGGAAGGAAAGGACTTCGATATCGAAGTCTTGGAGAACTATCTGGTTATTCGTGGTCAAAAGAACATTCAGAAGGAACATAGTAAAGGCCGTTATCACGTCCTGGAATGTGCTTACGGCAGTTTTGAACGGGCATTGCCTCTGCCGGAAGAAGTGATTGCCGATGAAGCCCGGGCCAGTTACAAGCGCGGGGTTCTGCGGATTGAATTGCCTAAATCTTCCAGCGCCCGACGCCGTAGAATTGATGTAGAGGTGCATTGATTGGGGTCGTTGCCCCGGATCTTGAATTGATAGGAGTTAGAGCCACCATGTTGCCAGCAAAAACCATCCGTTCTGCCTTGGTTGCAGTATTCGTCTCCCTGAGTGCGATGTTGCCCTCGAGTGGATGGACGGCGCCGCCGCCTCCGGGTGATAGTATTGCTCCGGTGCTGGAGCACATTCTGCCGGCGGTGGTGAATATCTCCACGCGCAAAACGGTTGGTGGGAAACAGCGGGAATACCTGGTGGATCCCTATTTTCGCCGTTTCTATGGCTACCGTGACCGACCTGTACAGAAGGAGTCCAGAAGTCTGGGATCCGGGGTTATCGTGGATGCCGGTAAAGGCTGGATCATCACCAATCACCATGTGATCGATGGCGCCGATGAGATCACTGTTACCCTTCGGGATCAGCGCAGCTTTACCGCCAGGCTCCTGGGGAAAGATCCGGATGTGGATATTGCCCTGTTGCAGATCGACGCCAAAGATCTTTCCTCCTTGCCCCTGACAGACTCAGAGAACCTGCGTGTGGGGGATTTTGTGGTGGCGATTGGAAATCCATTCGGCCTGGGACAGACGGTGACCTATGGCATAGTCAGTGCCCTGGGGCGCACCGGACTGGGTATTGAAGGATACGAGGACTTCATTCAGACGGATGCTTCCATCAATCCCGGCAACTCGGGTGGTGCATTGGTGACCACAAGAGGCAAGCTGGTGGGCA
This sequence is a window from Thiolapillus brandeum. Protein-coding genes within it:
- a CDS encoding Hsp20/alpha crystallin family protein produces the protein MSTLQQIKSGISQAWDTLLDGWQQLYRRAANAITRFRHGEAADEQELALRSSGWGVLAAEVYDDDDKVVVRVEAPGMEGKDFDIEVLENYLVIRGQKNIQKEHSKGRYHVLECAYGSFERALPLPEEVIADEARASYKRGVLRIELPKSSSARRRRIDVEVH
- a CDS encoding S1C family serine protease gives rise to the protein MKRKLTPLLAGLMLMPAAGHLLADQPAAASQQQQAPVPAYLGVAVGPVPQAVQAQLPQDITHNQGLMVVRVMPGSPAEQSGLKQHDVLLSANGQALIAPDDLVKAVNETSPGKPLSLEILRHGKVEKLEATLAAKEPRQSRLRGPRTMPHHPALQDNNTAPQVWESFQAMSVSKQPDGSYRASVEFLDDKGNKQQFEFQGSRDEIAEQIKQESKLPDDQKQQLLNALQDNNMGFPGDMFPAFPDMEQIEREFFQPPPWARPHRRGFWD